The nucleotide window TAAAAGAATTAAAAGAATCTGATAGTGCTTTTTTTACAGGAACCGCAGCTGAGGTTGTAGGATTGAAATCACTAGATGAGTATCAATTTCCTTTAGAATGGAAAAACTCTCAAGGAAATAAATTAATGAAATTATATAAAAATGAAGTTTTAGGACTTCGTAAAAAATGTTTAACAAATTAAGAAATGGAGTTAAATAAATTTAGTAAGCAAGTAACTCAAGATGATACACAGCCAGCGGCACAAGCAATGCTTCATGCTATTGGTTTGTCAAATGAAGATTTACAAAAGCCTCTAGTAGGTATTGCAAGTACAGGATACGAAGGAAATCCGTGTAATATGCATTTAAATGATTTAGCTAAATTAGTTAAAAAAGGAACTGAAAATAAAGATTTAATTGGTTTGATATTTAACACTATAGGTGTTTCTGATGGGATATCAATGGGAACGCCAGGAATGCGTTTCTCTTTACCATCACGTGATGTTATTGCCGATTCTATGGAAACAGTGGTACAAGCCATGTCTTATGATGGGTTAGTAACAGTTGTTGGGTGTGATAAAAATATGCCAGGTGCGTTAATGGCTATGTTGCGCTTAAACCGACCTTCTGTTTTAGTATATGGAGGTACAATTGCATCTGGGTGTCATGAAGGTAAGAAGTTAGATGTAGTTTCTGCTTTTGAAGCTTGGGGAGAAAAAGTAGCTGGTACCATTGATAATGAAGAATATCAAAGTGTTATTGAGAAAGCATGTCCTGGAGCAGGTGCTTGCGGTGGAATGTATACAGCAAATACTATGGCGTCAGCTATTGAAGCTTTAGGAATGAGTTTACCATACAATTCATCAAATCCAGCAATTAGCCAAAATAAAGAAGATGAATGTGTGAAAGCAGGAGAAGCTTTGCGTGTGTTGTTAGAGAAAGATATAAAGCCTTCAGATATTGTTACTAAAAAATCACTTGAAAATGCCATTCGATTGGTTACAATAATGGGAGGGTCAACTAATGCAGTATTGCATTTCTTAGCGATAGCAAAAGCTGCTGATGTGAAATTTACTTTAAAGGATTTTCAACGTATTTCTGATGAGACTCCGTTTTTAGCAGATTTAAAACCAAGTGGTAAGTATTTAATGGAAGATGTTCATGCTGTGGGTGGTGTGCCAGCGGTTTTAAAATACTTATTAGAAGAAGGACTTTTACATGGAGAATGCTTAACGGTTACTGGTAAAACATTAGCAGAAAATTTAGCAGATGTTCCTGGTTTAGTAGAAAATCAAGATGTAATTAAGCCAATAGAAAATCCAATAAAAACTACTGGTCATTTAAGAATGCTATATGGAAATTTAGCAGAAGAAGGTTCAGTAGCAAAAATTACCGGTAAAGAAGGATTATCATTTAGAGGTAGAGCTAAAGTTTTTGAAGGTGAATATGCTACTAATGATGGAATAAGAGAAGGAAAAGTAGAAAAAGGAGATGTAGTTGTTATACGTTATGAAGGACCAAAAGGTGGTCCAGGTATGCCTGAAATGTTAAAACCTACAGCTGCAATAATGGGAGCTGGCTTAGGTAAGGATGTAGCCTTAATAACCGATGGGCGTTTTTCAGGAGGAACTCATGGTTTTGTAGTTGGTCATATTACCCCAGAAGCACAGGATGGAGGAGCTATTGCTTTGGTTGAAGATGGAGATATGATTTCTTTGAATGCTGAAACAAACACAATTACATTAGAAGTTTCTGATGAAGAACTTAAAGAACGTAAAAATAAATGGGTAGCTCCACCTTTAAAAGTAAATAGAGGGGTATTGTATAAATATGCAAAAACAGTTGCGTCTGCATCTAATGGATGTGTAACTGATGAGTTTTAAATATTAGTATAAAAAAATATAATAACAAGAAGCTTATAGCCAAAAGCTAGTAGCATAAAGCAAAATAAAATGGCAACAAAAACTAAAGAACAAACAGAACAAAAAACAAATCAAACAGAAAAAATATCAGGTGCTGAAGCTGTTATTAAATGTTTACTTGCTGAGGGAGTAGATACATTGTATGGCTACCCTGGTGGAGCAATTATGCCAGTGTATGATGAGTTGTATAAGTATCAAGATCAACTTCATCATGTGTTAACGCGCCATGAACAAGGAGCTACACATTCAGCACAAGGATATGCTAGAGTATCTGGGAAAGTAGGAGTTGCTATTGCAACATCTGGCCCTGGAGCTACTAATTTGATAACAGGAATTGCTGATGCACAAATAGATTCTACGCCTATGGTTTGTATTACTGGTCAAGTAGGTGCACATCTTTTAGGTACAGATGCGTTTCAAGAAACTGATATTGTTGGGATCTCGACTCCAGTTACTAAATGGAATTATCAAATAACAAAAGCAAGTGAGATTCCAGAAATAATGGCAAAAGCATTTTACTTAGCTCGATCTGGACGTCCTGGGCCTGTTTTAGTAGATATAACAAAGAATGCTCAATTTGAAGAGTTTGACTTTTCATATAAAAAATGTACTTCTGTAAGAAGTTACAGAGCTAAACCTGATGTGAATGAAGTTAAACTTCAAGAAGCTGCGACTTTAATAAATGAGGCAAAAAAACCAATGGTTGTTTTTGGTCAAGGGGTTATTTTAGGTCAAGCAGAAGAAGAGTTTAAAGCATTTATAGAAAAAGCGAATTTACCGTCAGCATGGACAATTTTAGGGTTGTCTGCTTTACCTACATCACATCCATTAAACGTTGGAATGGTTGGGATGCATGGTAATTATGGACCTAACAGGCTAACAAATGAATGTGATTTGTTAATCGCTATAGGTATGCGTTTTGATGATCGTGTTACTGGTGATTTAAGTAGGTATGCTACGCAGGCTAAAGTTATACATTTTGAAATAGATCCAGCTGAGGTAGATAAAAATGTAAAAACTGAAGTTGCTGTTTTGGGTGATGCAAAAGAAAGTTTGCAAAAAATATTGCCTTTAATTAATGAGAATTCTCACGAAGAATGGTTGGGAGAGTTTAAAAAGCATGATGCTGTTGAGTTTGATAAAGTAAAGAAAGATGTTTTATATCCTGAAAAAGAAGGATTAACAATGGGAGAAGTGATGAAAGAAATTAATAATGCTTCTGGAGGAGACGCTGTTATTGTTTCTGATGTAGGTCAACATCAAATGTTTGCCTGTCGTTATGCTGAGTTTAATCAAACTAAAAGTAATATAACATCAGGAGGCCTTGGAACTATGGGATTTGCTTTACCTGCGGCTATTGGAGCTAAAATGGGGGCGCCTGAACGAGAGGTTGTTGCGGTTATTGGAGATGGTGGATATCAAATGACTATTCAAGAACTAGGTACTATTTTACAAACAAAAGCAGCTGTTAAAATAGTAGTACTTAATAATGAGTTTTTAGGTATGGTACGTCAGTGGCAACAATTGTTTTTTGACAAAAGGTATGCCTCTACTGAAATGGTTAACCCTGATTTTATTGCCATAGCAAAAGGATATCATTTAAAAGCAAATAGAGTAACTAAAAGAGAAGATTTAGCAAGTTCAGTTCAAGAAATGATGCAGTCAGAAGAAGCATTTTTCTTGGAGGTTTGTGTAGAAAAGGAAGATAATGTATTTCCAATGATACCAACAGGGGCTTCAGTTTCAGATATAAGATTAGAGTAATTATGGATACTAAACAAACATATACCATATCAATATATACCGAAAATAATATTGGTTTATTGAATAGAATTTCAGCAATATTTCAAAGAAGACATTTAAATGTTGAGAGTGTAAATGTTTCAAAATCAGAAATAAAAAGCGTTTCTAGATTTACACTTTTAGTAAAACTGACTGAAGATGAAGTTAAAAAGATAATAGGGCAAATAGAAAAGCAAGTAGAAGTTATTAAAGCATTTTATCACACTGATGATGAAACTATTTATCAAGAATCTTGTTTATTTAAGTTGAGTACTGATTTGTTAACAGATAATGATGAAATTCAAAAAATAATAAATGGAAGTAAATCAAGAGTTATAAATATTAATAAAGACTTTTTTGTACTTGAGAAATCTGGTTCTAAAGAAGAGGTTGAAGAGCTTTATCATATTTTAGATAAGCATGGAATCATGCAATTTGTTCGTTCGGGTAGAATTGCAATTACAAAAAAGGAAATGCCAGTTTCTGAGATGTTAAAAGCATTAGAAAAATAAATACAATAAATAAAATTTTATATAATAAACAAACAATGGAAAATTATTTTAACCAACTACCTTTAAGGGAACAACTAGCTCAATTAGGTAAATGTAGATTTATGGAGTCTTCAGAATTTGAAGATGGAATTGAAGCTTTAAAAGGAAAAAAAGTTGTAATAGTTGGATGTGGAGCACAAGGTTTAAATCAAGGTTTAAATATGCGTGATTCTGGTTTAGATATTTCTTATGCATTACGTGATGCAGCAATTAAAGAACAACGTCAGTCGTATAAAAATGCTACTGAAAATGGATTTTCTGTAGGATCATATAGTGAGTTAATACCAATTGCTGATTTAGTGTGTAATTTAACACCAGATAAACAACATACTAATGTTGTAAAAACTGTAATGCCATTAATGAAATCTGGTGCTACATTAACTTATTCACATGGGTTTAATATTGTTGAAGAAGGAATGCAGGTACGTAAGGATTTAACCGTAATTATGGTGGCTCCAAAGTGTCCAGGAACGGAAGTTCGTGAAGAGTATAAAAGAGGTTTTGGGGTACCAACTTTAATAGCAGTTCATCCTGAGAATGATCCTGAAAGTAAAGGGTTGTCTCAAGCTAAAGCATATGCATTTGCTACAGGGGGTCATAGAGCTGGTGTATTAGAGTCATCTTTCGTCGCTGAGGTGAAATCAGATTTAATGGGAGAACAAACAATTCTATGTGGAGTGTTGCAAACTGGAGCAATTTTATCGTTTGATAAAATGGTTGAAGAAGGTATTGAACCTGGGTATGCTGCTAAGTTGATTCAATTTGGATGGGAAACTATTACTGAGGCTTTAAAGCATGGAGGTATCACTAATATGATGGATAGGTTGTCAAACTCAGCAAAAATAAAAGCTTTTCAAGTGTCAGAAGAGTTAAAAACAATAATGCGTCCGTTGTTTTATAAGCACATGGATGATATAATGTCTGGGCATTTCTCAAAAACGATGATGGAAGATTGGAGTAATGATGATAAAAACCTATTAAGTTGGAGGTCAGCTACTGGTGAAACTGCTTTTGAAAAAACAAAAATTACTGATGAGGAAATTTCTGAGCAAGAGTACTTTGATCACGGTACATTATTAGTTGCTTTTGTAAGAGCAGGTGTTGAGTTGGCTTTTGAATCTATGACAGAGGCGGGAATTATTGAAGAGTCTGCTTATTATGAGTCATTACATGAAACTCCATTAATAGCAAATACTATAGCACGTAAGAAACTTTATGAAATGAATAGAGTAATTTCTGATACTGCTGAATATGGTTGTTACTTATTTGATCATGCATGTAAGCCTTTATTAACTGAATTCATGAAAACTGTTACAACTGATATTATAGGTAAGCCATATAAAGGAACAGGTAAAGTTGATAACCAAGAATTAATAGCTGTAAATAAAGCTTTAAGAAATCACCCGGTTGAGAAAATAGGTGAAACTTTAAGGGCTTCAATGACAGCTATGAAACAATTATAATATGGAGACAAAAAACATCTATTTTCCTAAATTAAAAGATGTGAATAAAGCTGCAGCTACTTTGAAAGAGGTAGTTGCAGTAACTCCTTTGATGTTGAATTATACTTTTTCAAAAAAACTGGAATCAAATATTTTTTTAAAAAGAGAAGATTTACAGCAAGTACGATCGTACAAAATAAGAGGAGCGTATAACAAAATAAGTTCATTAACTAATGAAGAGTTGATTAATGGAATTGTTTGTGCTAGTGCAGGAAATCATGCTCAAGGTGTTGCTTTGGCTTGTAAAAAGAAAGAAATTCAAGGAACAATATTCATGCCTGCTCCAACTCCTAAACAAAAGTTAG belongs to Tenacibaculum sp. MAR_2010_89 and includes:
- the ilvD gene encoding dihydroxy-acid dehydratase; the protein is MELNKFSKQVTQDDTQPAAQAMLHAIGLSNEDLQKPLVGIASTGYEGNPCNMHLNDLAKLVKKGTENKDLIGLIFNTIGVSDGISMGTPGMRFSLPSRDVIADSMETVVQAMSYDGLVTVVGCDKNMPGALMAMLRLNRPSVLVYGGTIASGCHEGKKLDVVSAFEAWGEKVAGTIDNEEYQSVIEKACPGAGACGGMYTANTMASAIEALGMSLPYNSSNPAISQNKEDECVKAGEALRVLLEKDIKPSDIVTKKSLENAIRLVTIMGGSTNAVLHFLAIAKAADVKFTLKDFQRISDETPFLADLKPSGKYLMEDVHAVGGVPAVLKYLLEEGLLHGECLTVTGKTLAENLADVPGLVENQDVIKPIENPIKTTGHLRMLYGNLAEEGSVAKITGKEGLSFRGRAKVFEGEYATNDGIREGKVEKGDVVVIRYEGPKGGPGMPEMLKPTAAIMGAGLGKDVALITDGRFSGGTHGFVVGHITPEAQDGGAIALVEDGDMISLNAETNTITLEVSDEELKERKNKWVAPPLKVNRGVLYKYAKTVASASNGCVTDEF
- the ilvB gene encoding biosynthetic-type acetolactate synthase large subunit, with the translated sequence MATKTKEQTEQKTNQTEKISGAEAVIKCLLAEGVDTLYGYPGGAIMPVYDELYKYQDQLHHVLTRHEQGATHSAQGYARVSGKVGVAIATSGPGATNLITGIADAQIDSTPMVCITGQVGAHLLGTDAFQETDIVGISTPVTKWNYQITKASEIPEIMAKAFYLARSGRPGPVLVDITKNAQFEEFDFSYKKCTSVRSYRAKPDVNEVKLQEAATLINEAKKPMVVFGQGVILGQAEEEFKAFIEKANLPSAWTILGLSALPTSHPLNVGMVGMHGNYGPNRLTNECDLLIAIGMRFDDRVTGDLSRYATQAKVIHFEIDPAEVDKNVKTEVAVLGDAKESLQKILPLINENSHEEWLGEFKKHDAVEFDKVKKDVLYPEKEGLTMGEVMKEINNASGGDAVIVSDVGQHQMFACRYAEFNQTKSNITSGGLGTMGFALPAAIGAKMGAPEREVVAVIGDGGYQMTIQELGTILQTKAAVKIVVLNNEFLGMVRQWQQLFFDKRYASTEMVNPDFIAIAKGYHLKANRVTKREDLASSVQEMMQSEEAFFLEVCVEKEDNVFPMIPTGASVSDIRLE
- the ilvN gene encoding acetolactate synthase small subunit produces the protein MDTKQTYTISIYTENNIGLLNRISAIFQRRHLNVESVNVSKSEIKSVSRFTLLVKLTEDEVKKIIGQIEKQVEVIKAFYHTDDETIYQESCLFKLSTDLLTDNDEIQKIINGSKSRVININKDFFVLEKSGSKEEVEELYHILDKHGIMQFVRSGRIAITKKEMPVSEMLKALEK
- the ilvC gene encoding ketol-acid reductoisomerase, with protein sequence MENYFNQLPLREQLAQLGKCRFMESSEFEDGIEALKGKKVVIVGCGAQGLNQGLNMRDSGLDISYALRDAAIKEQRQSYKNATENGFSVGSYSELIPIADLVCNLTPDKQHTNVVKTVMPLMKSGATLTYSHGFNIVEEGMQVRKDLTVIMVAPKCPGTEVREEYKRGFGVPTLIAVHPENDPESKGLSQAKAYAFATGGHRAGVLESSFVAEVKSDLMGEQTILCGVLQTGAILSFDKMVEEGIEPGYAAKLIQFGWETITEALKHGGITNMMDRLSNSAKIKAFQVSEELKTIMRPLFYKHMDDIMSGHFSKTMMEDWSNDDKNLLSWRSATGETAFEKTKITDEEISEQEYFDHGTLLVAFVRAGVELAFESMTEAGIIEESAYYESLHETPLIANTIARKKLYEMNRVISDTAEYGCYLFDHACKPLLTEFMKTVTTDIIGKPYKGTGKVDNQELIAVNKALRNHPVEKIGETLRASMTAMKQL